DNA sequence from the Malus domestica chromosome 06, GDT2T_hap1 genome:
AATGCATCGAACCCATTATTCCTTATCCAATGTAGCTTTTCCTTGCATGATTTCACTAAagccattgcattcacaatttcttgatctttcctttgcaatgcttgtgacaaatcatttgtgagtcccaatatgactttcatcaagaaaaggtgaaacacaaactcaaaagtaCGTATATctctcattaacttatttgctTCACCCGCACTTTCATTGGGATTATCATCAATAAccatttgaagtacatgaaCCACGGATGAAAACATGGAAATGATGCTAATCAAGGTACCATAGTGTGAGTTCCATCGTGTGTCACCGGCACGTTTGAgacttgtttcttgatttaagcCTCGCCCCGTTATAAGACAATCATTTTCAAAAGCTATCACAAGCTCTTCTTGAAGTTGCTCTCTAAGTAAATCACGCCGCTTACAAGATGCTCCAACATGATTAACCACACTATTAGCCGTTGCAAAAAAAGAGGCAATGTCTATATTCTTTTTTGCTACGGCAACAAGAGCTAGTTGAAGTTGATGagcaaagcaatgaacataatatgcacaaggttgttctctcaatatctttgttttaaggccaTTCAACTCACCTCTCATATTGCTAGCACCATCATAACCTTGTCCTCGTAGCTTGGAAATGCTCAAACCGTAGCGAGAAAATAATGTGTCAATAGCATTCTTTAGTGAACTTGAAGTAGTGTTGGTAACATGTTGGATACCCACAAATCTTTCAATTACATGCCCGTTGTCATCCACATAACGCAACACCATAGCCATTTGCTCTTTCACCGACACATCACGTGCTTCATCCACCAATATTGAAAAAAATCTATCTTTTAGACCATCCATGATAGCATCAAGTGTTTCAAGGGCACatgaattcacaatttctttttgAATGCTAGGAGCTACTAATCTGAGATTTCCCGGAGCATTTTCCATCACAACTTCTCtaactttatcattattatctGCAAGGAATTGCAATAGCTCCAAGTAATTTCCCCTATTGCTTGAAGTGGCACTTTCATCATGGCCACGAAAAGGAAGACCTTGTCGCAATAAAAACTTAGTGCACTTGATTGATGCATTCAAGCATGTGCGATAAGCCTTACGAGCTTGGTCAGAGTGTTTGCTCACTGCCGTTTCAATATGTGTAGCttgattcatcaaatttgtagcAGCTTCTCTAGCCTTATTATGAACACTCCCAACCGGTCCAACATGCATCttaaatctttctctccctttcttccaaGTCTTAAATCCATCTCCAGTGAAAGCTTCACTACCCACTTGTgcaaaattggttttaaagagatagcaatagagacaaaatgccgcatctttagatatactatactccaaccaatcaaactcatcaaaccATTGGGGAATGAAGCGTCGATTAATTCCCGACATATTAGTTATTGGGAAATTATGACCTCTAGGTTGACAAGGTCCTTTTTGTAGATATGATCTTCGGACCTCATCTCTCATATTAGCATCATAATCTATCGAGTTCTCAATCCAAGATCCGCTTCAAGATTACCCAAAACATCATCTAACTGACTTTGCCTTGAACTTGGAGTTCTTGAACTATCAACATTATTCGAACTACCCGAACCCGGTGATgactttctcttaaaaaaccgttccataataattctacatatacaaaataatgaaaataaatactcacaatataaacaaaccatcaatataatcaaaataaatatgaattgaatttcaattaaattaaatatattctacatatacaaaatattcaaaataaatactcacaatataaacaaaccatcaacataatcaaaataagtatgaattggatttcaattaaattaaatatctcatcttgcattctacatatacaaaataatgaaaataaaaacttactTGAATTGTGAAATTTCACAATAACAATGAGCAAATACAAAGAGCAAAGCTGGTGGAGcaagggaggagatggagttggAGGCACCTTAATGGCGGCAGCAAGGAAGGAGATGGAGTTGAGGGTTTGGGGGGGGATTGAGTTTGGAACTTAGGGTT
Encoded proteins:
- the LOC139196789 gene encoding uncharacterized protein, with the translated sequence MSGINRRFIPQWFDEFDWLEYSISKDAAFCLYCYLFKTNFAQVGSEAFTGDGFKTWKKGRERFKMHVGPVGSVHNKAREAATNLMNQATHIETAVSKHSDQARKAYRTCLNASIKCTKFLLRQGLPFRGHDESATSSNRGNYLELLQFLADNNDKVREVVMENAPGNLRLVAPSIQKEIVNSCALETLDAIMDGLKDRFFSILVDEARDVSVKEQMAMVLRYVDDNGHVIERFVGIQHVTNTTSSSLKNAIDTLFSRYGLSISKLRGQGYDGASNMRGELNGLKTKILREQPCAYYVHCFAHQLQLALVAVAKKNIDIASFFATANSVVNHVGASCKRRDLLREQLQEELVIAFENDCLITGRGLNQETSLKRAGDTRWNSHYGTLISIISMFSSVVHVLQMVIDDNPNESAGEANKLMRDIRTFEFVFHLFLMKVILGLTNDLSQALQRKDQEIVNAMALVKSCKEKLHWIRNNGFDALVDEVSSFCEKHYIDVPNMEEAFILPGRSRRNSPIKTNRHHYRVELFIYVIDEQITELEDRFNETIFHH